CCCTGGACGATGCCGTAGATCGACACCGGCAGCATCAGGTAGATGAGCACGGTCAGGAAGTGCGTGATTCTGTTGAGGTTCGTGAAATAGGCGTAGAAGGGGAAGTAGGTCGGCATCCACAGCAGCCACGCGCGCAGCCCGGCGAGGGCGAGCAGCAAGCTGCGTGTGCTGGGGGCGAACATCAGGGCCACGCAGTACGCCGTGAAGCACACCGCTGCCGAGGTGAAGGGTTGCTGGAGCCAGGTGAAATCCCGCTGGCGCTGACTGACCCAGAACAACCGGAGCAGCAGGATCACCAGGAAGATGTCCTTGACCAGCATCGTCAGCATGCTGGGCGACAGGCTCTTGTAGATGCCCTCAAAAAGTGCCGCCAGGATCAGACAGTAGATCCCGCCTACGTCGCTGTTGAAGGCCCAGAACAGCGCGCCGACCATGATGGCGAAGGCGAGGGCCATCGCCAGGCCCTGTGTCATGGCGATGAAGAACATGCCGATGGCAGCGATGACCGCTGCGATGAAGCCGAGCGGCCCGGTCATGGCGCGGCCGGTGGGCCTCATGTGCCTCTCGCCCCCTCACGGGCGAGCGCGCCGACGGCATGGCGACGTGCAGCGCTGGGGAGTGGCATATCACAGGCAGTATAGCACGAACGGGTGGACGCGCCCATAGGTGATGTGGGGCGCTCCGGGGGCTCCTGTGCGGTCTCATCACCCGGTTCCGGCAGGGGCCGGGTGCGACGGCGTAGGCGGCGCAGGCCGTCCACGACCAGGGCGGAAGCGAACATCATGAGGCCGATGCGCCCCGGCAGGCTCTGCCGCGCTTCCGTGGTGAACGGCGCGTGGGCCAGGGAGATGTACAGGACCAGTGTCAGGGGGATGAGCACTTCACGCCAGCGCCGCCGCTGCACGATCAGCCCGGCCAGGGCTCCCACCAGCAGTCCGCCCGAGAGTAGTGCGTGCGGCCAGGACAGGGCCCAGCGACCGTCGCGCCACACCCAGGCGCTGATCCACACCCGGAACGCCGCCGTGACTGTGTGGCGCACGTAGCCGAGCGGGTGGGCCGCGATCAGTCGCAGCCCGTCCGCCTTCATCTGGTCATCGAGGGCCAGCACACGGAAGGGATCGGTCTCGTGCTGCTCGGCCTGGATCCGCCAGTCGCCCAGCTCGACGCGCTGGTGGAACTCGTTGAGGTCATAGTCTGTGGCGCCCGCGACGGCCCCCGCATACAGCATCAGCCCCCCGCCTGAAGCCACCGGCAGCAGCCGCCCCGTGACGCGGTAGTTGCGCGCCGTCCACGGGCAGACGATGAGCATCGCCCCGGCCAGGCACGCCACCGCCCGCGCCATCCAGACCCCCCGGCCCCGCAGGACACCGGCTGTGACAACAACCACTGGCGGTGACCAACGATCCCGCACCGCGTAGATCGCTGCTGCGACGATCGGGAACAGGAGCATGGCCGGCTTGAACAGGCTCAGGATGCCCAACCCAATCCCGGCGATCAACGCCCAGCCGGCGCGCCCCTCGAGGCTGAGGACGAGCAGGGCCATCGCCCCGGCCGTCAGCAGGGCCGCCAGGCCGTCCGACAGCACCGCCGCCGAGTAGACCCAGAAGTACGGGTACAGCGCCGCCAGGAGGGCGCTCAGCAGCGCCGTCGGCCGGTCGAAGGCCGCCCGGGCCACGAAGTATGTCAGGGGCACGATGAAGCTGAGCAGGAACGCCTGGAGCAGTCGCACCGCCCGCAGGTCATGCCCGACCACGCGGTAGGCTGCGGCCAGGAACGCCGGGTAGCCCGGCGCGCGGAAGACGTCGGGTTGGTGGGGGGGCTGGAGGCTGGCGGAGTACCCATTTCCCAGAGCGAGGTTCCAGCCGATGCGGTCATAGCGCTCGGTATCCGGGCTGCCGCCGGGGCGCAGCACCGCGCACGTCAGGTTCAGAGCCAGGGCCAGAAGCCAGATTGCGCCGAGGGCCAGTTGTGTGCGCCGTGTGGTGTCCATGGACGAGTACGCGCAGTATAACATGGCCCGACCAACAGGGCCACCGCCTCCCGGCGTCGGGTGTGGTCTTCGGTCGCCGGCGCCGCTGCCGGATGCCACGGGAGTCTTCCCGCCCGCAGGACGGCCGGTGGTGCCAAGGATGGCGACGGTTCCGCCTGCACGACGGCTGAAGACGCTCAAGATCGTGGCCGTTCCGTCCGCAGGACGGCTGGCAGTGCGTGCGACGGCGGCCGTTCCGTCCGCAGGACGGTCGGCGGTGCGCAGCACCGCCCCCTAGCCGGACGCTTAGCGTCCGGGACGCCGTCCGCCCCTAGTCTCTCCTTGCGGTCGTTCCGTTCCGTCCGCAGGACGGTCGGCGGAACGCCCGGCGGACGTCTGCGCCCGCGCCGGGCCTGCGGCCAACCGTCCTGCGGACGGAAGGCACTTCTGAGCAGAGCGGGTGGCGCTCCTTCCCGGCGTTGAAACGCCGGGCGGAGGGGCGGTGCTGCGCACCGCCGAGCGTCCTGCGGACGCCACGACTCGCGCCCCACCAGACCTCTGTGCCCCAGGCCACCAGCTGACGGCCAAGACTCACGCCTCCCGGCGTCGGCTTCGCCAACACCCCCCCTGGCACGCTCAGGAGGGACGGCCTGCCGTCGGAGGGAACCTACAGCCGATTCCCGCGCACAGGAGACCACCATGCCTACCCAGTCCCAGCTCGCTCTCGACGGCGGCCGGCCGGCCAAGACGACACCCTATGGCGCCGGGCCCAAGCACCTCCCGCAGGAGAAGGAGGCCGTCTGCGCCGTCCTGGACCGTGGCACGCTGCCCTTCGCGCGCGGGCCGGAGGTCATGGCCCTGCGCGAGAAATGGGCGGCGATGTACGGCGCCAAGCACTGCATCACCACCTCCAGTGGCACCGCCGCCATCCACACGGCCATCGGCGCCCTGGGCCTGGGCCGGGGCGATGAGATCATCACCAGCCCCATCACCGACATGGGCACGCTCATCGCCATCATGGCCCAGAACGCGGTGCCCGTGTTCGCCGATGTGGACCCATGGTCGCGCAACATGACCCCGGCGAGCATCGAGAAGATGATCACCCCGCGCACCCGGTGCATACTGGTGGTCCATCTCGCCGGCAACCCGGTGGACATGCCCGCCGTGATGAAGATCGCCCGCAAGCACAAGCTGAGCGTGGTCGAGGACCTGGCCCAGAGCTACCTGTGCTCCCTCGGCGACCGGCTCTGCGGCACCTTCGGCGACTTCGGGTGCTTCTCGCTCAACGACAGCAAGCACATGGCCGCCGGCGATGGCGGCATGCTCATCACCAACAGCGACAAGCTGGCGGACCTGGCCGACCTGTTCGCCGACAAGTGCTACGACCGCACCGGCGGGGGCCGCAGTCCCTTCATGGTCGGCTACAACTACCGCCTCAACATCATGGCCGCTGCCGTGGCCGTGCAGCAGGCCAAGCGCATCAAAAAGATCACCGACACGCGCCACGCGCGTGGCACGAAACTGACGGAGCTGTTGTCCGGCGTGCCGGGTGTCATCCCCCACAGGGTCCTGCCGCAGGCCCACTGCACCTACTGGTTCTACCTGGTCGGCCTGGACCGGGAGGTCATCCAGTGCGACACGGCGACCTTCGCCCGGGCGCTGCAGGCCGAGGGCGTCGGCTGCTGGCTGGACAACCGCAACGTGCTGGACTGGCCCCTGTTTGCCGAGCGCCGCACCGACCCGTGGGCCTGCTCGTTCTCGTGCCCGCTGTACCAGGGCAAGGTGGACTACACCCCGGCCAACTACCCGGGCGTGCAGCAGGCCATGAAGTCCCAGGTGCGCCTGCAGCTCAACGAGTGGTGGACCGCCCGGGACGTGCAGGAGACGGCCAGGGCGATACGGAAGGTGGCCGAGCACTACGCGGGTTGAGCTGTGACGAACTGGAGGCCTGCCCTGGAGGATGCCTGATGCGTGAGACGGTCAAGGAGTTCGTCGGCCTGGTCGCCGGCGCCGTGGCGCTGCCGCCGCCGATCCACGAGTTCGGCGCCCTGCAGGTGCCCGGGCAAGAGCAGTTCGCCGACCTGCGCGGGTTCTTCCCGGGGCAGACCTACGTGGGCTCGGATGTGTGCGCCGGGCCCGGCGTGGACGTGCTGCTGGACCTGCACGCCCTGGACCTGCCCGACGGCTCCGTCGGCACGGCCATCCTGTGCGACACGCTCGAGCACGTGCAGCGTCCCTGGCAGGCGCTGGCGGAGGTGCACCGGGTGCTGGCCCCCGGTGGGGTCGTGCTGATGACCTCGACGATGAACTTCCGGGTGCACAACTACCCGGCGGACTACTGGCGCTACACGCCGCAGGCCTTCGAGTTCCTGCTGGAGCCCTTCGGGACGCGGCTGGTGACGTGGGCCGGTGAGGACGCCTTCCCGCACCTGGTGGCGGGGGTGGGCTGGAAGACACCCGTCCCGAAGGACGAGGTGGAGCGTCTGCGGGGGGCGCTGGAGCCCTGGCGGCGGCGCTGGTTCTACCCGGCCGGCCCGGGCGCGGCGCAGTCGCTGAAACGGTTCATACCGCCGGTGCTGCTGTCCTGGCTACGACGCGTCCGCGGCTACCCCCCGCCC
This sequence is a window from bacterium. Protein-coding genes within it:
- a CDS encoding glycosyltransferase family 39 protein — translated: MDTTRRTQLALGAIWLLALALNLTCAVLRPGGSPDTERYDRIGWNLALGNGYSASLQPPHQPDVFRAPGYPAFLAAAYRVVGHDLRAVRLLQAFLLSFIVPLTYFVARAAFDRPTALLSALLAALYPYFWVYSAAVLSDGLAALLTAGAMALLVLSLEGRAGWALIAGIGLGILSLFKPAMLLFPIVAAAIYAVRDRWSPPVVVVTAGVLRGRGVWMARAVACLAGAMLIVCPWTARNYRVTGRLLPVASGGGLMLYAGAVAGATDYDLNEFHQRVELGDWRIQAEQHETDPFRVLALDDQMKADGLRLIAAHPLGYVRHTVTAAFRVWISAWVWRDGRWALSWPHALLSGGLLVGALAGLIVQRRRWREVLIPLTLVLYISLAHAPFTTEARQSLPGRIGLMMFASALVVDGLRRLRRRTRPLPEPGDETAQEPPERPTSPMGASTRSCYTACDMPLPSAARRHAVGALAREGARGT
- a CDS encoding DegT/DnrJ/EryC1/StrS family aminotransferase — its product is MPTQSQLALDGGRPAKTTPYGAGPKHLPQEKEAVCAVLDRGTLPFARGPEVMALREKWAAMYGAKHCITTSSGTAAIHTAIGALGLGRGDEIITSPITDMGTLIAIMAQNAVPVFADVDPWSRNMTPASIEKMITPRTRCILVVHLAGNPVDMPAVMKIARKHKLSVVEDLAQSYLCSLGDRLCGTFGDFGCFSLNDSKHMAAGDGGMLITNSDKLADLADLFADKCYDRTGGGRSPFMVGYNYRLNIMAAAVAVQQAKRIKKITDTRHARGTKLTELLSGVPGVIPHRVLPQAHCTYWFYLVGLDREVIQCDTATFARALQAEGVGCWLDNRNVLDWPLFAERRTDPWACSFSCPLYQGKVDYTPANYPGVQQAMKSQVRLQLNEWWTARDVQETARAIRKVAEHYAG
- a CDS encoding class I SAM-dependent methyltransferase, coding for MRETVKEFVGLVAGAVALPPPIHEFGALQVPGQEQFADLRGFFPGQTYVGSDVCAGPGVDVLLDLHALDLPDGSVGTAILCDTLEHVQRPWQALAEVHRVLAPGGVVLMTSTMNFRVHNYPADYWRYTPQAFEFLLEPFGTRLVTWAGEDAFPHLVAGVGWKTPVPKDEVERLRGALEPWRRRWFYPAGPGAAQSLKRFIPPVLLSWLRRVRGYPPPPSAMPWG